The following coding sequences are from one Acidobacteriota bacterium window:
- a CDS encoding sigma-54-dependent Fis family transcriptional regulator has protein sequence MQNLGVMGKRAILVVEDEELMRNILRRLLEAEGYSVFTADSAEAGLRVFAENEIAVTVTDIKMAGMDGLTMLDHIKAIDEHALVVVMTAFSSVDSAIAALRKGAYDYITKPFLNDDILKTIRNALAQDELFRQNRALRRELYREYNFSEMIGSGPAFAGVLEMVQKVADTNSTVLIRGESGTGKELIARALHFNSRRSDRPFLAVNCGALPDSLLESELFGHVRGAFTGAVGDKKGFFRSAEGGTVFLDEIGETTAALQVKLLRAVQEHEVTPVGAAEAVGFDARIIAATHKDLESEVREGRFREDLFYRLNVIEIVVPPLRERREDIPALAKHLAAKAAAKQNSPRKAVTDEAINALTEYAWPGNIRELENVIERAFILSDAEITLADLPPAVSKNFSGSGSGGIRSLEDVEREYILQTLDSLGQDKTAAAAALGIDLSTLYRKLKRYET, from the coding sequence TTGCAGAATCTAGGGGTGATGGGGAAGCGGGCGATACTGGTTGTTGAGGATGAGGAGCTGATGCGGAATATCCTTCGCCGTTTGCTGGAGGCGGAGGGTTACAGCGTCTTTACGGCGGATTCGGCCGAGGCGGGGCTGCGTGTTTTTGCCGAGAACGAGATCGCCGTGACGGTGACGGACATCAAGATGGCCGGGATGGACGGCCTGACGATGCTCGACCACATCAAGGCCATCGACGAGCACGCGCTCGTCGTTGTGATGACGGCTTTCTCGTCGGTCGATTCGGCCATCGCCGCACTCCGCAAAGGCGCTTACGACTACATCACCAAGCCCTTTCTCAACGACGACATCCTCAAGACCATCCGCAACGCCCTCGCCCAGGACGAGCTCTTTCGCCAAAACCGGGCGCTCCGCCGCGAGCTTTACCGCGAGTACAATTTCTCGGAAATGATCGGCAGCGGGCCGGCGTTCGCCGGCGTGCTTGAGATGGTGCAGAAGGTCGCCGATACCAATTCGACCGTGCTCATCCGCGGCGAAAGCGGCACCGGAAAGGAACTCATCGCCCGGGCGTTGCATTTCAACAGCCGCCGCTCCGACCGGCCGTTCCTCGCCGTCAACTGCGGCGCATTGCCCGATTCCCTGCTCGAAAGCGAACTCTTCGGCCACGTCCGCGGGGCGTTCACCGGTGCGGTCGGCGATAAGAAGGGCTTCTTTCGCTCGGCCGAGGGCGGCACCGTTTTTCTCGATGAGATCGGCGAGACGACCGCCGCTCTGCAGGTAAAACTGCTGCGTGCGGTGCAGGAACACGAGGTGACGCCGGTCGGCGCCGCGGAGGCCGTCGGCTTCGATGCCCGCATCATCGCCGCCACGCACAAGGACCTCGAGTCCGAGGTCCGCGAAGGCCGCTTCCGCGAGGACCTGTTCTATCGGCTCAACGTCATCGAGATCGTCGTCCCGCCGCTCCGCGAACGCCGCGAGGATATACCCGCACTCGCAAAACATCTCGCCGCAAAGGCCGCCGCCAAACAGAACAGCCCGCGAAAGGCCGTAACCGACGAAGCGATCAACGCACTCACGGAATACGCCTGGCCGGGAAACATCCGCGAGCTCGAGAATGTGATCGAGCGGGCGTTCATTCTCAGCGACGCGGAGATCACGCTCGCCGATCTCCCGCCCGCCGTCTCGAAGAATTTCAGCGGATCGGGAAGCGGCGGCATCAGGTCGCTCGAAGATGTCGAGCGAGAATACATTCTCCAAACTCTGGACTCTCTCGGGCAGGATAAAACGGCCGCGGCTGCGGCACTCGGGATAGACCTCTCGACGCTTTACAGAAAACTCAAACGCTACGAAACCTAA
- a CDS encoding MFS transporter, whose translation MNNEKRFPVRGAWYALLILFLINTVNFFDRLIIGAVGEPIRREFELSDTSLGLLSTAFTLLYAFVGIPFGRLADRVPRKRILAAGVFVWSLLTFASGFARNFTQIFLLRLGVGVGEASCAPAATSLISDLFPEDKRARAMSIFMLGLPIGIALSFAVSGWVAQEYGWRTAFFVAGFPGLLLAVAALFIREPLRSDAPTVASTTGLSWEPFRRVISSQTMFWLILSGAVHNFSLYALSSFMTPYLMRFHDLDIRDANIIAMLVNGIFTLPGLILGGIAGDLAKRWRLNGGLIVVAAATLLSVPLFYTAIMAEAGNTTLFLLAMGSAFALMYFYYSVTYATIADITPRELRGTAMAVYFMAMYLLGGALGPYVVGAMSDHFTRNAALAAGATDLTAATLEPFRGAGLQSAMMIIPVLCIALAVIMFLAARARTRISQ comes from the coding sequence ATGAATAACGAAAAGCGATTTCCCGTCCGCGGTGCGTGGTACGCATTGCTGATCCTTTTTCTTATCAACACGGTCAATTTCTTTGACCGGCTGATCATCGGCGCCGTCGGCGAACCGATCCGCAGGGAATTTGAACTTAGCGACACATCGCTCGGCCTGCTGAGCACGGCGTTTACGCTGCTCTATGCATTTGTCGGCATTCCTTTCGGCCGGCTCGCCGACCGCGTCCCGCGGAAACGCATCTTGGCGGCGGGCGTGTTTGTTTGGAGCCTGCTTACGTTCGCCTCCGGCTTTGCACGAAACTTCACCCAGATTTTCCTTCTCAGGCTCGGAGTCGGCGTCGGTGAGGCCTCGTGTGCACCGGCGGCGACGTCATTGATCAGCGATCTTTTCCCCGAGGACAAGCGAGCCCGTGCAATGAGCATTTTTATGCTTGGGCTGCCTATCGGCATCGCACTGAGCTTTGCCGTTAGCGGCTGGGTCGCGCAGGAATACGGCTGGCGGACGGCATTTTTCGTCGCCGGATTTCCGGGACTTCTGCTGGCCGTCGCTGCCCTCTTCATTCGCGAACCGCTCCGCAGCGACGCACCGACCGTCGCCTCGACGACCGGTCTTTCGTGGGAGCCATTCCGCCGCGTAATCTCGTCGCAGACTATGTTCTGGCTGATACTTTCCGGCGCGGTCCACAACTTCAGCCTCTACGCCTTGAGCTCCTTCATGACGCCGTACCTGATGCGTTTCCACGATCTCGACATCCGCGACGCGAACATCATCGCGATGCTCGTCAACGGCATTTTCACGCTTCCCGGCTTGATCCTCGGAGGCATCGCCGGCGACCTCGCAAAACGCTGGCGCTTAAATGGCGGGCTGATCGTCGTCGCCGCCGCGACGCTGCTCTCGGTCCCTCTTTTCTACACGGCGATTATGGCCGAGGCCGGCAATACGACGCTATTTCTCCTCGCGATGGGCTCGGCTTTTGCCCTGATGTATTTCTACTATTCGGTCACCTACGCGACCATCGCGGACATCACTCCGCGTGAACTTCGCGGAACGGCGATGGCGGTTTATTTCATGGCGATGTACCTGCTCGGCGGTGCCCTCGGCCCTTACGTGGTCGGGGCGATGAGCGACCACTTTACCCGAAACGCAGCCCTCGCCGCCGGCGCAACCGACCTCACGGCGGCAACACTCGAGCCATTCCGCGGAGCCGGCCTCCAATCCGCAATGATGATCATCCCCGTCCTCTGCATCGCCCTCGCCGTAATAATGTTTCTCGCCGCCCGAGCAAGAACCCGGATCAGTCAGTGA
- a CDS encoding methylmalonyl-CoA mutase family protein encodes MATEIKEAKTAAEAEKQRWEEETLAKVLDKSPERKASFEGVSLEPVERLYTEAESDGIDVGFPGEYPYKRGIHPTGYRGRLWTMRQFAGFSSPENTNARFKYLMEHGQTGLSVAYDLPALMGLDADSPLSEGEVGKCGVAVSSLADFEVLFDGIPLDEVTVSQTINAPAPIFLAMYLVVAEKQKADFNKISGTLQNDILKEYIAQKEWIYPIKPAMKLVIDTFEYTVKHVPKYNPISISGYHIREAGATALQELAFTLRDGVEYVQYGVDRGMDVDDFVPRLSFFFNAHNDFFEEIAKYRAARVVWARTMKERFGAKNPRTMQMRFHTQTAGVSLTVQQPLNNIARVAIQALAGVLGGTQSLHTDSFDEALALPSDEAALIALRTQQIIAEETGVVNTVDPLAGSYYVESLTEKMIEGCFDYFEKIDGFGGMVEAVEAGFPQREIQESAYQYQKAVERKEQVIVGVNKYTMEEEAGRYNILQIDEAVRDHQLERLAHVKSTRDNGAVATSLDRLKLAARENENTMPAIIEAVAAYATVEEICVALRDVYGIYEEPAF; translated from the coding sequence ATGGCAACTGAGATAAAGGAAGCGAAGACGGCCGCCGAGGCGGAGAAGCAGCGTTGGGAAGAGGAAACACTCGCGAAGGTGCTAGATAAGTCGCCGGAGCGTAAGGCGTCGTTTGAGGGCGTTTCGCTCGAACCGGTCGAGCGGCTCTACACCGAGGCCGAGAGCGACGGCATCGACGTCGGCTTTCCCGGCGAGTATCCGTACAAACGCGGCATTCACCCGACCGGCTATCGCGGCCGGCTCTGGACGATGCGCCAGTTCGCTGGCTTCTCGTCGCCGGAGAACACCAACGCCCGGTTCAAGTACCTGATGGAACATGGCCAGACCGGCCTTTCGGTCGCCTACGACCTGCCCGCATTGATGGGCCTCGACGCAGATTCGCCCCTCTCAGAAGGCGAGGTCGGCAAGTGCGGAGTCGCTGTCTCGAGCCTCGCGGATTTCGAGGTGCTTTTTGACGGCATTCCGCTCGACGAGGTCACCGTCTCGCAGACGATCAACGCCCCGGCTCCGATCTTTCTCGCGATGTATCTGGTGGTCGCCGAAAAGCAAAAGGCCGATTTCAACAAGATCTCCGGCACGCTGCAGAACGACATTCTCAAAGAATACATCGCCCAGAAAGAATGGATCTACCCGATCAAACCGGCGATGAAGCTCGTCATCGACACGTTTGAATACACGGTAAAACACGTCCCGAAATACAACCCGATCTCCATCTCCGGCTACCACATCCGCGAGGCCGGGGCGACGGCGTTGCAGGAACTTGCCTTCACGCTCCGTGATGGCGTCGAGTATGTGCAGTACGGCGTGGATCGCGGCATGGATGTCGACGATTTCGTCCCGCGTCTGTCCTTTTTCTTTAATGCTCACAACGACTTTTTTGAGGAGATCGCCAAGTACCGTGCCGCCCGTGTCGTTTGGGCACGGACGATGAAGGAACGCTTCGGCGCTAAAAACCCGAGGACGATGCAGATGCGTTTCCACACGCAAACGGCAGGCGTTTCGCTCACCGTCCAGCAGCCGCTCAACAACATCGCCCGCGTCGCGATACAGGCGCTAGCCGGCGTTCTCGGCGGTACGCAGTCGCTCCACACGGATTCATTTGACGAGGCTCTTGCTCTGCCCTCGGACGAGGCAGCCCTGATCGCACTTCGCACCCAGCAGATCATCGCCGAAGAGACCGGCGTTGTGAACACGGTCGATCCGCTTGCTGGGAGCTATTACGTCGAATCGCTGACCGAAAAAATGATCGAAGGCTGCTTCGATTATTTCGAGAAGATCGATGGCTTCGGCGGCATGGTCGAGGCGGTCGAGGCCGGTTTCCCGCAGCGTGAGATCCAGGAATCGGCGTATCAATATCAGAAAGCGGTCGAGCGAAAAGAGCAGGTGATCGTCGGTGTGAATAAATACACGATGGAGGAAGAGGCCGGCAGGTACAACATCCTCCAGATCGACGAAGCCGTCCGCGACCACCAGCTCGAACGTCTCGCCCACGTAAAATCGACCCGCGACAACGGAGCCGTTGCAACGTCGCTCGACCGCCTAAAACTCGCCGCCCGTGAAAACGAAAACACAATGCCCGCTATCATCGAAGCCGTCGCCGCCTACGCAACCGTCGAAGAGATATGCGTCGCACTGAGAGACGTGTATGGCATTTATGAAGAACCTGCGTTTTAG
- a CDS encoding fasciclin domain-containing protein: MVGGAPMLATRDIVDNAVESKDHTTLVAAVKAADLVTTLKGTGPFTVFAPTNAAFDKVPKATLDGLLKPESKKALAGILTYHVVAGKQDAASIAKAIEAGNGKATFKTVAGGTLTASLDGAKVILTDENGGKSTVTIADVMQSNGVIHVVDTVLMPKS; this comes from the coding sequence ATGGTTGGCGGAGCACCTATGCTGGCCACGCGAGACATCGTTGATAACGCGGTCGAATCGAAGGACCACACGACCTTGGTTGCCGCGGTCAAAGCGGCCGACCTGGTAACAACGCTGAAGGGCACCGGCCCGTTCACCGTTTTTGCGCCGACCAACGCTGCTTTCGACAAGGTTCCGAAGGCGACCCTTGACGGATTGCTCAAGCCGGAAAGCAAGAAAGCACTTGCCGGGATCCTGACCTATCACGTTGTGGCAGGCAAGCAGGATGCAGCGTCAATTGCAAAGGCGATCGAGGCAGGCAATGGTAAGGCGACGTTCAAGACCGTCGCAGGCGGCACATTGACTGCATCGCTTGACGGAGCGAAGGTGATCTTGACCGACGAAAATGGCGGCAAATCGACCGTGACGATCGCCGACGTAATGCAGTCGAATGGCGTGATCCACGTTGTTGATACAGTCCTGATGCCCAAGTCGTAA
- a CDS encoding carboxypeptidase regulatory-like domain-containing protein, whose amino-acid sequence MKILHGEGGSLVDRTISRDFSTKKICASVSSLSPFVLAEQIDTNLPSISGLILDDSGNPLSGVSVGLTGTEERQTETNSDGSFKFVNLTPNGNYNVSPKSVGYIFEEYNTNFIDLTGEETVFFEGTAADFQITGTVRDGLGNPLAGVSMELDGSEQGVVDTDANGEYTFAGLPADGSYFVTPRLSGLAFQPEVLSVSALTSNVSGADFQGFAPTAAAVTIAGRVMTADGNGIGLTAVTLNGSNGVIGRVITNPFGYYQFDAEAGGSYIVSVSHRAFTFAEPSRVINPLDNINDLNFVSSTP is encoded by the coding sequence ATGAAAATTCTGCACGGCGAAGGCGGAAGTTTGGTTGACCGCACGATCAGCCGTGATTTCTCGACCAAGAAAATCTGTGCATCGGTTTCGTCGCTTTCGCCGTTCGTTTTGGCGGAACAGATCGACACTAATTTGCCGTCAATTTCGGGATTGATTCTGGACGACAGCGGCAATCCGCTGAGCGGTGTTTCGGTCGGCTTGACCGGAACGGAAGAGCGGCAGACGGAAACGAATTCGGACGGATCGTTCAAGTTCGTCAATCTTACGCCCAACGGAAATTACAATGTTTCGCCGAAGAGCGTCGGGTATATATTTGAGGAATACAACACGAACTTCATCGATCTCACGGGCGAAGAGACAGTGTTTTTCGAAGGCACGGCGGCGGACTTTCAGATCACAGGGACCGTTCGAGATGGCCTGGGCAATCCTCTCGCCGGTGTTTCAATGGAGCTGGATGGATCGGAACAGGGCGTTGTTGATACCGACGCCAACGGCGAATACACATTTGCCGGGCTTCCGGCGGATGGGTCATATTTCGTCACTCCGCGGTTATCCGGTTTGGCGTTTCAGCCTGAGGTGCTTTCGGTTTCGGCACTGACGTCGAATGTTTCGGGGGCTGACTTTCAGGGGTTTGCTCCGACAGCGGCAGCCGTGACGATCGCGGGCCGCGTGATGACCGCGGACGGCAATGGGATCGGCCTTACCGCTGTGACCCTCAACGGATCGAACGGCGTCATCGGACGAGTGATCACAAATCCTTTCGGCTACTACCAATTCGACGCCGAAGCGGGTGGCAGTTACATCGTTTCAGTTTCACATCGAGCGTTTACATTCGCCGAACCGTCACGAGTGATCAACCCTCTAGACAATATTAACGACCTGAACTTTGTTTCGAGCACGCCCTAG
- a CDS encoding PD40 domain-containing protein, producing MTELNLGRFQLHPRFSPDGSRIAFLKRPNFASPIGDLFG from the coding sequence TTGACCGAATTGAATCTCGGCAGGTTTCAGTTGCATCCAAGATTTTCGCCGGACGGCTCTAGGATCGCATTTCTCAAACGCCCGAACTTCGCGAGTCCGATCGGTGATCTTTTTGGATGA
- a CDS encoding PD40 domain-containing protein: protein MNGDGTGKTILFTTTNGGTVSSPSFSPDGRRIAGFQLKTNQHGHRNFHREFDGFDGANPTDLSLRANHPRFSPDGTKIVFDQR from the coding sequence ATGAACGGCGACGGCACGGGTAAAACTATTTTGTTCACAACGACGAACGGCGGCACGGTTTCGAGTCCGTCATTTTCGCCCGACGGACGGCGAATAGCTGGTTTTCAGCTGAAAACGAATCAGCACGGTCACCGGAATTTTCATCGCGAGTTTGATGGATTTGACGGTGCGAATCCGACCGACCTGTCACTAAGAGCAAATCATCCTCGCTTTTCGCCCGACGGTACAAAGATAGTATTTGATCAGAGGTAA
- a CDS encoding right-handed parallel beta-helix repeat-containing protein yields the protein MPPILTAFLINNSGGSIDPFSGLYTAGENAGVADTIRVTDSFGESTDATVNTFGAADRIVFTVQPTNTTAGENISAIQVTVQDQLGNTVTNSTASITLSIANNPNSGTLGGTATKNAVNGVATFSDLSINRAGVGYTLQAASGGLASATSNAFDINVGAATQIAFTVQPTDTSPTATIAPPVQVTILDALGNTVSTATDPITLAIGNNPNSGTLSGNLIRNAVNGIAIFDDLSIDNPGVGYTLNASSGGLTGAASDSFNVSNPFEVTNTNDSGTGSLRQSILNANATAGQQTITFNIPGSAPFIISPTSAMPDITDSVILDATTQTGFSGSPIVVLTGTNIPAGNGITLRTGNNTVKGFVIGGFSGGIVIPSGNNGNTIQTNYIGTVSNGLGANPNDVGIAIFGSSNNVIGGNSPAERNLISGNRDQGVLLTTAGFGNNQIRGNYIGTNANGTSAIPNRQGISVRTSDNTIAGNLISGNTLEGIALIAATASPEQPNQIQGNLIGTRADGLTALPNGVGILIKRSQTNIGGVAMNEANTIAFNTGRGILGQGGPFINNTIRGNSIHSNGGRDIDFGGTSNDPNDPDLGFNKQQNYPVLTSSVSSTGNTQIKGSLSSAPSQNFTLDFYSNPACDASGFGAGQTYLGSANVSTDAGGLKGFTANLPLAVTPGSFVSSTATDADGNTSEFSACQLTSSGVVTISGTMLDTNGDPIPNAFFL from the coding sequence TTGCCCCCTATACTTACAGCATTTCTGATAAATAACTCGGGCGGTTCAATTGATCCTTTCTCGGGACTTTACACCGCAGGAGAGAACGCCGGAGTAGCTGATACGATCCGCGTTACGGATTCTTTCGGCGAATCAACGGATGCGACCGTCAACACGTTCGGGGCCGCGGATAGGATCGTATTCACGGTTCAGCCGACGAACACGACCGCCGGTGAAAATATTTCTGCGATCCAGGTCACGGTTCAAGACCAGCTCGGCAACACGGTCACAAATTCGACCGCCTCGATCACTCTTTCAATTGCAAACAATCCGAATTCGGGTACTTTAGGCGGAACGGCAACGAAAAACGCGGTCAATGGAGTCGCCACTTTTAGCGATCTGAGCATTAACCGGGCAGGAGTGGGTTACACCTTGCAAGCCGCCTCAGGCGGTCTCGCTTCGGCAACGAGCAATGCATTTGACATCAATGTCGGTGCGGCGACGCAGATAGCATTTACTGTCCAACCGACGGACACAAGTCCAACTGCCACGATCGCTCCACCGGTTCAGGTTACCATTTTAGACGCTTTGGGCAATACGGTTTCTACGGCAACCGATCCTATAACTCTCGCCATCGGCAACAATCCGAACTCGGGAACTCTCAGCGGAAATTTGATCAGAAACGCCGTAAACGGAATCGCAATTTTCGACGATCTGAGCATCGACAACCCCGGTGTCGGCTACACACTCAATGCGTCTTCCGGCGGTTTAACCGGAGCGGCGAGCGATTCGTTCAACGTTTCTAATCCTTTTGAAGTTACCAATACCAACGACTCGGGGACCGGTTCGCTGCGGCAATCGATCTTGAACGCCAACGCAACTGCGGGACAGCAGACGATCACATTTAATATTCCGGGTTCTGCACCGTTCATTATTTCCCCGACGTCTGCTATGCCGGACATCACCGATTCGGTCATTCTAGACGCAACGACACAAACAGGTTTTTCGGGTTCGCCGATCGTCGTTTTAACGGGAACAAACATTCCTGCGGGCAATGGAATAACGCTTCGCACGGGCAACAATACTGTTAAGGGTTTTGTGATCGGCGGATTTTCCGGCGGCATCGTAATTCCGTCGGGAAACAACGGAAACACGATTCAGACAAACTATATCGGCACGGTTTCAAACGGACTCGGTGCAAATCCGAATGATGTCGGAATTGCGATATTCGGAAGCTCCAACAATGTGATCGGCGGAAATTCTCCTGCCGAAAGAAATCTGATTTCGGGCAACCGCGACCAAGGCGTTCTTTTGACGACAGCCGGATTCGGAAACAATCAAATCCGCGGAAACTACATCGGCACAAACGCCAACGGAACTTCGGCGATTCCGAACAGACAAGGAATTTCCGTCAGAACTTCGGATAATACCATCGCCGGAAATTTGATTTCGGGAAATACTTTGGAAGGAATAGCTCTGATCGCCGCTACCGCATCACCCGAACAACCGAATCAGATTCAAGGAAATTTGATCGGCACGAGAGCGGACGGTTTGACCGCACTTCCGAACGGAGTCGGAATCTTAATAAAACGTAGTCAAACCAATATCGGCGGCGTTGCGATGAACGAAGCGAACACCATTGCCTTTAACACTGGTCGTGGCATCCTCGGTCAGGGCGGCCCATTTATCAACAATACAATTCGCGGGAATTCGATCCATTCGAACGGCGGACGCGATATTGATTTCGGCGGAACTTCAAACGATCCTAACGATCCCGATCTTGGGTTTAACAAGCAGCAAAATTATCCCGTCTTAACTTCGTCCGTTTCTTCAACCGGAAATACGCAGATCAAGGGCAGTCTCAGCAGTGCTCCTTCGCAGAATTTTACGCTTGATTTTTATTCAAATCCGGCGTGTGATGCTTCCGGTTTCGGTGCGGGGCAAACATATCTTGGATCCGCGAACGTATCGACCGATGCGGGCGGGCTGAAAGGTTTCACGGCGAATTTGCCCTTAGCGGTCACGCCAGGCTCATTTGTCAGTTCGACGGCGACCGACGCGGACGGAAACACTTCGGAATTTTCAGCGTGTCAATTGACATCGAGCGGAGTTGTAACCATTTCCGGCACGATGCTCGACACGAACGGAGATCCTATCCCGAACGCGTTTTTCTTATAG